The window CAGGTAGAGAGTCGTTGTCTCTCCTTCGACACTGGGGTTCGTCGCAATAATCACTTCCTTTTTTCCATCCATTCTTTCCAGAAGAGGATCCACATGTAGGTCATCGGGACCGATCCCATCCAGAGGCGACAGAACACCACCCAGAACATGGTACTTCCCATTGAACTCACCGGTCCTCTCAAGTGCCAGAACATCAATTGTGTCCTCCACCACACACAACAAAGTGTCATCTCGCTTGGCATCGCTGCAGATGCCACAGGGACCCGTTTCGGATATGTTGAAACAGATTGGGCACTCATGAATCATGTCTTTGACGTCGAGGACCGACCTGGCAAGATTCACGGCCAGGTCTCTCTCGGACTTCAATAGATGAAATGCCATCCGTTGAGCCGTTTTCTTCCCAATTCCCGGAAACTGGGATAAAGCATCGATAACTCTGTTCAAGGAATCTGGGAGTACTTTCACGAATCACGTTCCGGGGATCTTCAAGTCTCCAAGGGATCCTGTGACGCCACTGGAAACGGAAGACAATCGTCTCTGTGACTCCTCCCCCGCGTTTTTCATTGCTTGATTGACAGCGGCCACCACCAGATCTTCCACCATCTCCATATCCTCTTTCAGAACCTCAGGGTCGATCTTGATAGAGAGTAGTTCCTGTTTCCCGTTCACTCTCGCCGTCACCATCCCACCTCCCGCCTGAGCTTCAATCTCCAGCTTCTCCAGTTCCGCCTGAGCCGCCTCTAATTTCTCCTGAATATGTTTCGCCTGTTTCAACAAGTTTTGGAAATTGCCTTTCGTTATCATGGTACCTCCTTCAGTTCTTCACTTACGGTCCTGTTCGACGATCTCTCCTCCGAACAATTCCAGCATGCGCTTTGCCACGGGATGGGTTTCCTCAGGTGCTTCTTCCACCACAAATTCAATTCTCAATGTTTCATCGACAATTTCTTCCACGGTCGATTCAATCATCCGCACTTTCTTTTTTAGCACGTCAATGTGAAACTTGTACTTTTTGGGAAACGAGACTGTCAATCGTTTTCCCTTCAATTCGGCAGGGAATCCCTGGCTCAAGAATGTGCCCAGGGAAGTTCCATTCTCTGAAACCTTTGAGATGATGTCATCCCATCTCTTCCGTATCGTTTCGAGCGGTTCAGAGGATGGATCGTCCTCACTTTTCTTCACTTCCGAATCGGACACTCCCCCATCCGCCTTCCCTCCATCCTTTTCCGTCTCCTCGGTGGAGGTTTGCTCGGCTCCTTTTGATGAGGACTGCTCAAAGAGTCCAGGTTGTTCCGAATCTTCCGCCGATTGTTCTTGAGCAGAGGGCCTGACCGATAATTTCGTTATTATGTCACTTATGGTTACCGATGAATCCATTTCCAATAATTTCAGCATCATCGTCTCAACAAAGATTCTGGGCTGCTGGACAATTTTGAGTTTAGATTCCGTCTCCGTCACCTGATCCATATACCGGAGAATATCTTTCCCTTTCCACTCCTTGCTCTCACTCACGTAACGTTCAAGCATCTCCTCCGTGGTTTCAAGTACCTCTCCCGCAGAGTCTGCCTTGCAAATCAAGAAATTGAGAAAATGCCGATTCAGACCAGATAGGAAATTGGCGAGTGAATATCCCTCCGAATGAACGCTTTGCATGTGACGCAGAAGACTCTTTCGATCCCTGGCCTTGATCGCGTCCGTTATGCCGAAGAAAAGTGTTCCCGGGATAATCCCCAGGAGGGACGATGCCTGTTCAAAAACAATGTCGCTGCCACAATATGCAATGATCTGATCTAGAAGACTTAAGGCATCCCGCATACTGCCGTCGGCCATATTCGCCACAAGCTTTTCAGTCCTATCGTCAATAGAAACTTTTTCACTTTCCAATACCTGCCGCATGCCCTTCAGAAGATCATCCACCGCCAACCGATGGAAATCGTGCCTTTGGCACCTTGAGAGGATTGTAGCCGGGACTTTGTTCGGTTCCGTAGTGGCAAAAATGAATTTCACGTGTGGAGGAGGTTCTTCCAACGTTTTGAGAAGAGCATTGAAGGCCGCTGTCGTTAGCATATGAACCTCATCGATAATGAAAATCTTGAACTCTGCATTGATAGGCGGATACTTGACCAGCTCTCTCAAATTCCGGATTTCATCGATTCCCCTGTTGGAAGCACCGTCGATTTCCAGCACATCCATACTTCTTGAGGTGGCGATTTCCTCACAGTTCCGGCATTTATCACACGGATTTCCGTCGTCATTTTTCAGACAATTCAAAGCCTTGGCGAGTACACGTGCCGTGGTTGTCTTGCCGATCCCCCTGGGACCGGCGAACAGATAGGCATGAGCTACGCGGTCCTGGGCAAAAGCGTTCAGGAGTGTTTGGGTCACGTGTTCTTGACCGATAATACCCTGGAATTTTTCCGGCCGATATTTTCTCGCTAGTACCTGGTACGCCATCTTCTGGAATCTCTATGCGTAATGCGTAATCGG is drawn from Candidatus Neomarinimicrobiota bacterium and contains these coding sequences:
- the recR gene encoding recombination mediator RecR, whose translation is MKVLPDSLNRVIDALSQFPGIGKKTAQRMAFHLLKSERDLAVNLARSVLDVKDMIHECPICFNISETGPCGICSDAKRDDTLLCVVEDTIDVLALERTGEFNGKYHVLGGVLSPLDGIGPDDLHVDPLLERMDGKKEVIIATNPSVEGETTTLYLAKILKPYGVQVTRLARGIPVGGDLEYVDEATIVSALEGRREL
- a CDS encoding YbaB/EbfC family nucleoid-associated protein; translation: MITKGNFQNLLKQAKHIQEKLEAAQAELEKLEIEAQAGGGMVTARVNGKQELLSIKIDPEVLKEDMEMVEDLVVAAVNQAMKNAGEESQRRLSSVSSGVTGSLGDLKIPGT
- the dnaX gene encoding DNA polymerase III subunit gamma/tau; this encodes MAYQVLARKYRPEKFQGIIGQEHVTQTLLNAFAQDRVAHAYLFAGPRGIGKTTTARVLAKALNCLKNDDGNPCDKCRNCEEIATSRSMDVLEIDGASNRGIDEIRNLRELVKYPPINAEFKIFIIDEVHMLTTAAFNALLKTLEEPPPHVKFIFATTEPNKVPATILSRCQRHDFHRLAVDDLLKGMRQVLESEKVSIDDRTEKLVANMADGSMRDALSLLDQIIAYCGSDIVFEQASSLLGIIPGTLFFGITDAIKARDRKSLLRHMQSVHSEGYSLANFLSGLNRHFLNFLICKADSAGEVLETTEEMLERYVSESKEWKGKDILRYMDQVTETESKLKIVQQPRIFVETMMLKLLEMDSSVTISDIITKLSVRPSAQEQSAEDSEQPGLFEQSSSKGAEQTSTEETEKDGGKADGGVSDSEVKKSEDDPSSEPLETIRKRWDDIISKVSENGTSLGTFLSQGFPAELKGKRLTVSFPKKYKFHIDVLKKKVRMIESTVEEIVDETLRIEFVVEEAPEETHPVAKRMLELFGGEIVEQDRK